One genomic segment of Deinococcus budaensis includes these proteins:
- the pxpA gene encoding 5-oxoprolinase subunit PxpA → MTRATTDLNADLGEGSPHEAAVMPFVTSANIACGGHAGDLETMRDSLRLAARHGVAAGAHPGFPDPEGFGRRELHFPPEEVTAFVREQIEALKVVAAREGVALRHVKPHGMLYNMAVKDAALARAIAVAARDSGLPLYFGLAGGASVMLREAAALGLTPLGEGFADRGYAPDGSLWPRGQAGALLPHAQAVAQGVQIAREGSTRAVTGERVAVPARTLCLHGDGAEAAELARDLRVALEEAGVRVAAP, encoded by the coding sequence ATGACCAGGGCCACCACCGACCTCAACGCCGACCTGGGCGAGGGCAGCCCCCACGAGGCAGCGGTCATGCCTTTCGTGACCAGCGCGAACATCGCCTGTGGGGGCCACGCGGGCGACCTAGAGACGATGCGGGACAGCCTGCGCCTCGCCGCGCGGCATGGGGTGGCGGCGGGCGCGCACCCCGGCTTTCCCGACCCCGAGGGCTTCGGGCGCCGGGAGCTGCACTTTCCGCCGGAGGAGGTGACCGCTTTCGTGCGCGAGCAGATCGAGGCGCTCAAGGTGGTGGCCGCGCGGGAAGGCGTAGCCCTGCGCCACGTCAAGCCGCACGGGATGCTCTACAACATGGCCGTGAAGGACGCGGCGCTGGCCCGCGCGATTGCCGTGGCCGCGAGGGATTCGGGCCTGCCCCTGTATTTCGGCCTGGCGGGCGGGGCGTCCGTGATGCTGCGGGAGGCGGCGGCGCTGGGGCTGACCCCGCTGGGCGAGGGCTTCGCGGACCGGGGCTACGCGCCGGACGGCTCGCTGTGGCCGCGCGGACAGGCAGGGGCGCTGCTGCCCCACGCGCAGGCGGTGGCGCAGGGCGTGCAAATCGCGCGGGAAGGCAGCACGCGGGCCGTCACGGGCGAGCGGGTCGCCGTCCCCGCCCGGACGCTCTGCCTGCATGGGGACGGGGCAGAGGCGGCGGAGCTGGCGCGGGACCTGCGGGTGGCGCTGGAGGAGGCCGGAGTGCGGGTGGCGGCGCCCTGA